In Ovis canadensis isolate MfBH-ARS-UI-01 breed Bighorn chromosome 11, ARS-UI_OviCan_v2, whole genome shotgun sequence, one genomic interval encodes:
- the SRSF1 gene encoding serine/arginine-rich splicing factor 1 — MSGGGVIRGPAGNNDCRIYVGNLPPDIRTKDIEDVFYKYGAIRDIDLKNRRGGPPFAFVEFEDPRDAEDAVYGRDGYDYDGYRLRVEFPRSGRGTGRGGGGGGGGGAPRGRYGPPSRRSENRVVVSGLPPSGSWQDLKDHMREAGDVCYADVYRDGTGVVEFVRKEDMTYAVRKLDNTKFRSHEGETAYIRVKVDGPRSPSYGRSRSRSRSRSRSRSRSNSRSRSYSPRRSRGSPRYSPRHSRSRSRT; from the exons ATGTCGGGAGGTGGTGTGATTCGTGGCCCGGCAGGGAACAACGACTGCCGCATCTACGTAGGGAACTTACCTCCAGACATCCGAACCAAGGACATTGAGGACGTGTTCTACAAATACGGTGCTATCCGCGACATCGACCTGAAGAATCGCCGCGGAGGACCGCCCTTCGCCTTCGTTGAGTTCGAGGACCCGCG GGATGCGGAAGACGCGGTGTACGGTCGCGACGGCTATGATTACGATGGATATCGTCTGCGGGTGGAGTTTCCTCGAAGTGGCCGTGGTACAGGCCGAGGCGGCGGCGGGGGTGGAGGTGGCGGGGCTCCCCGGGGCCGCTATGGCCCCCCATCCAGGCGTTCTGAAAACAGAGTGGTTGTCTCTG gACTGCCTCCAAGTGGAAGCTGGCAGGATTTAAAGGATCACATGCGTGAAGCAGGTGATGTATGTTATGCTGATGTTTACCGAGATGGCACTGGTGTCGTGGAGTTTGTACGGAAAGAAGATATGACCTATGCAGTTCGAAAACTGGATAACACTAAGTTTAGATCTCATGAG GGAGAAACTGCCTACATCCGGGTTAAAGTTGATGGGCCCAGAAGTCCAAGTTATGGAAGATCTCGATCTCGAAGCCGTAGTCGTAGCAGAAGCCGTAGCAGAAGCAACAGCAGGAGTCGAAGTTATTCCCCAAGGAGAAGCAGAGGATCACCACGCTATTCTCCCCGTCATAGCAGATCTCGCTCTCGTACATAA